One part of the Algibacter sp. L1A34 genome encodes these proteins:
- a CDS encoding alpha-L-fucosidase, translated as MKKLGVWAMLFVFILGTACGTKAEKSIVTNENIDSKNISDEERMQWWEEARFGMFIHWGIYTVPAGFYKGKEISNSAEWIMNKGQIPIVEYEKFADEFNPTKFNAKEFVSLAKEAGMKYMVITAKHHDGFSMFDSKATDYNIVDATPFKRDVLKELAKECQAQGIKFGFYYSQAQDWHHPGGLGNTWDKDLKRVSSDAYVYEKALPEVKQLLTEYGPIAIFWWDTPREMTKSVVDSLHHITTALQPRIITNDRLGDDYPGDHKTFERNGPRHQPEAKYWELCQPVSGSWGYRSDDNKFKSIPTLIHNLIDQSSKGGNYLLNVSPTSEGILKPEAVERMKAIGAWMSKNSEAIYGTQASPTSTEPDWGRITMKTVNDKSLLYLHVYNWEDGASLPIRLKNSVESCYLLTDKNRTFKTETVDDGIQVKLTGEAPDSIASVIVLKLKEKPNALPVKPLGQDEAGVAVLSAFRAQYENLQGPGALYKEEWDCISNWDSETARVYWSFQIDKPGSFNGVLGYSAVEDSEISITFNGETKTVKIPKTGSNPKRFKTTDLSNFKVEKAGKYQFSIMPVVGKWNAINLKDVTLKPNKN; from the coding sequence ATGAAAAAATTAGGTGTTTGGGCAATGTTGTTTGTTTTTATTTTAGGAACAGCATGTGGAACTAAAGCAGAAAAGTCTATAGTTACTAACGAGAATATCGATTCGAAAAATATATCAGATGAAGAACGCATGCAATGGTGGGAAGAAGCCCGTTTTGGTATGTTTATTCACTGGGGGATTTACACTGTTCCTGCAGGGTTTTATAAAGGCAAAGAAATTTCTAATAGTGCCGAATGGATTATGAATAAAGGGCAGATTCCAATTGTCGAATACGAAAAATTTGCAGACGAGTTTAATCCAACAAAATTCAACGCCAAAGAGTTTGTGTCTTTAGCGAAAGAAGCTGGCATGAAATATATGGTGATAACAGCCAAACATCATGATGGGTTTTCAATGTTCGATTCTAAAGCAACCGATTATAATATTGTAGATGCCACGCCATTTAAACGCGATGTTTTAAAAGAATTAGCTAAAGAATGTCAGGCTCAAGGCATAAAATTTGGGTTTTATTACTCACAAGCTCAAGATTGGCATCATCCAGGTGGTTTAGGAAATACTTGGGATAAAGATTTAAAACGTGTTAGTAGCGACGCGTATGTTTACGAAAAAGCATTGCCTGAAGTAAAACAATTGCTAACAGAATACGGCCCAATCGCTATTTTTTGGTGGGATACGCCTAGAGAAATGACAAAATCGGTAGTAGATAGTTTACACCACATTACAACAGCATTACAACCACGAATAATTACAAACGACCGTTTGGGCGATGATTATCCTGGAGATCATAAAACTTTTGAAAGAAACGGACCTAGACATCAACCTGAAGCAAAATATTGGGAATTATGCCAACCCGTTAGTGGAAGTTGGGGCTACCGTAGCGACGATAATAAATTCAAATCGATTCCTACTTTAATCCATAATTTGATAGACCAAAGTAGTAAAGGCGGGAATTATTTATTAAATGTAAGTCCAACTAGTGAAGGGATTTTAAAACCTGAGGCGGTAGAACGTATGAAAGCTATTGGCGCTTGGATGTCAAAAAATTCCGAAGCTATATACGGAACACAAGCTAGCCCAACGAGTACCGAGCCAGATTGGGGACGTATTACTATGAAAACGGTTAACGATAAAAGCTTGCTTTATTTACACGTTTACAACTGGGAAGATGGCGCATCATTACCTATCCGATTAAAAAACAGTGTAGAATCTTGTTATTTATTAACTGATAAAAATAGAACATTTAAAACGGAAACGGTAGACGATGGTATTCAAGTAAAATTAACAGGAGAAGCACCGGATAGTATTGCTTCTGTAATTGTTTTAAAGCTGAAAGAAAAGCCAAATGCTTTACCTGTAAAACCATTAGGACAGGATGAAGCTGGAGTTGCGGTCTTATCTGCATTTAGAGCGCAATATGAAAACTTACAAGGTCCAGGCGCGTTATATAAAGAGGAATGGGATTGTATTTCTAATTGGGATAGTGAAACGGCTAGAGTATATTGGTCTTTTCAAATAGATAAACCAGGCAGTTTCAATGGGGTTTTAGGGTATTCTGCAGTAGAAGATTCCGAAATTTCAATAACATTTAACGGAGAAACTAAAACCGTTAAAATCCCAAAAACAGGGTCTAATCCTAAACGATTTAAAACAACAGATTTAAGTAATTTCAAAGTTGAAAAAGCTGGGAAGTATCAGTTTTCTATAATGCCTGTAGTAGGAAAATGGAATGCTATTAACTTGAAAGATGTAACCTTAAAACCAAACAAAAACTAA
- a CDS encoding sugar porter family MFS transporter, translating to MNKKILLWSITAALAGFLFGFDVVVISGADKKLQALWGSSEAFHGAVVMGMALWGTVVGAIFGGIPTNKYGRKNTLIVIGVLFAVSAIGSALSNDPYVFAFARFIGGLGVGASTIAAPAYISEIAPAKDRGRLVAMYQFNIVFGIMIAYLSNYLLSDIGDNAWRWMLGVEAIPAVLYILFALKLPKSPRWLLSQSREDEAREVLKIIEPEADVEEQIREFNSHAEKSDKSETIFIKKYRFPLMLAFFIAFFNQFSGINAVLYYAPRIFEEAGLGENSALLNSIGLGVTNLVFTLLGVFLIDKLGRKTLMYIGSVGYIVSLGLLAAAFLLEWTGMAVPIFLFLFIGAHAVGQGAVIWVFISEIFPNHLRASGQAFGSSTHWVLAALIPSLFPFLLKLVGGGVVFLVFAVMMVFQLLFVAFMMPETKGKTLEELEDIMLKKK from the coding sequence ATGAACAAAAAAATATTATTATGGTCTATTACCGCAGCACTTGCAGGTTTTTTATTTGGATTTGATGTTGTCGTAATTTCTGGTGCCGATAAAAAATTACAAGCATTATGGGGGTCTTCAGAAGCTTTTCATGGCGCAGTAGTTATGGGAATGGCACTTTGGGGAACTGTTGTAGGTGCTATTTTTGGAGGTATTCCAACTAATAAATACGGACGTAAAAATACCCTAATAGTTATTGGGGTTTTATTTGCTGTCTCAGCCATAGGTTCGGCTTTGTCGAATGATCCGTATGTATTTGCCTTTGCTCGCTTTATTGGAGGATTAGGAGTAGGTGCATCTACTATTGCAGCTCCAGCTTATATTTCTGAAATTGCACCAGCAAAAGATAGAGGCCGTTTGGTTGCTATGTACCAATTTAATATAGTTTTTGGTATCATGATAGCTTATCTATCTAATTACTTATTAAGTGATATTGGTGACAATGCATGGCGTTGGATGCTTGGTGTAGAAGCTATTCCTGCAGTGTTATATATTTTATTCGCTTTAAAATTACCTAAAAGCCCACGTTGGTTATTATCTCAATCTAGAGAGGATGAAGCGAGAGAGGTCTTAAAAATAATAGAGCCTGAGGCTGATGTTGAAGAGCAAATAAGAGAGTTTAATTCGCATGCAGAAAAAAGTGATAAATCTGAAACTATCTTCATTAAAAAATATAGATTTCCGTTAATGTTAGCCTTTTTTATAGCCTTTTTTAACCAGTTCTCAGGAATTAATGCAGTATTATATTATGCGCCACGTATTTTTGAAGAGGCAGGATTAGGAGAAAATTCAGCATTATTAAATAGTATAGGCTTAGGTGTTACTAATCTTGTTTTTACATTATTAGGGGTGTTCTTAATTGATAAATTAGGAAGAAAAACGTTAATGTATATTGGTTCTGTAGGGTATATTGTTTCATTAGGACTTTTAGCTGCTGCTTTCTTATTAGAATGGACAGGTATGGCGGTACCAATTTTCTTGTTTTTATTTATTGGAGCTCATGCAGTAGGCCAAGGTGCAGTAATTTGGGTGTTTATTTCAGAAATTTTCCCGAATCATTTACGTGCCTCCGGTCAAGCTTTCGGTAGTTCAACCCACTGGGTTTTAGCAGCACTTATTCCTTCATTATTTCCTTTCTTATTAAAACTAGTTGGAGGAGGAGTTGTTTTTCTTGTGTTTGCCGTAATGATGGTTTTTCAATTATTATTTGTTGCGTTTATGATGCCAGAAACTAAAGGGAAAACATTAGAAGAATTAGAAGATATCATGTTAAAGAAAAAATAA
- a CDS encoding alpha/beta hydrolase, which yields MKKLVGFLLVFCLSLSLYASKIDTLVVHSNSMNKDIKNVIITPDSYKKNGEALSVVYLLHGAGGDHKAWLGKAPKIKAYADQYNVIIVCPDGTKTSWYFDSPIDETMKYETYISKELVSKIDKTYNTKANNKNRAISGYSMGGHGALYLAFKHNDIWGVAASMSGGVDIRPFPLRWDISKRLGVYAENPEIWKKNSVINLVYLLDGENLNFLFDCGVDDFFHDANVRLHNKLVERNIPHDYIERPGGHTNKYWSNSIKYHMLYFSDFFNKSK from the coding sequence ATGAAAAAGTTAGTTGGGTTTTTACTCGTTTTTTGTTTGTCATTATCGCTTTATGCGTCAAAAATTGATACGCTAGTTGTGCATAGTAATAGTATGAATAAAGACATAAAAAATGTAATAATTACTCCCGATTCTTATAAAAAAAATGGAGAAGCTTTGTCTGTCGTTTATTTGCTGCATGGAGCAGGAGGCGACCACAAAGCATGGTTAGGAAAAGCTCCTAAGATTAAAGCTTATGCCGACCAATATAATGTAATTATTGTGTGTCCTGATGGTACTAAAACAAGTTGGTATTTTGATAGTCCAATTGATGAAACCATGAAGTATGAAACTTATATTTCGAAAGAATTAGTTTCTAAAATTGATAAAACGTACAATACAAAAGCTAATAATAAAAACCGTGCCATTTCTGGTTACAGTATGGGCGGCCATGGAGCATTGTATTTGGCTTTTAAACATAATGATATTTGGGGAGTAGCAGCAAGTATGAGTGGAGGTGTCGATATTAGGCCATTTCCATTGCGTTGGGATATTTCTAAAAGATTAGGTGTTTATGCCGAAAATCCTGAAATCTGGAAAAAAAACAGTGTAATTAATTTAGTGTATTTACTAGATGGTGAAAATCTAAATTTCTTATTTGATTGTGGTGTAGACGATTTTTTTCACGACGCTAATGTTCGTCTTCATAATAAATTAGTGGAACGCAATATTCCACACGATTATATTGAACGTCCAGGTGGGCATACCAATAAATACTGGAGTAATTCTATAAAATACCACATGCTTTATTTTAGCGACTTTTTTAATAAATCAAAATAG
- a CDS encoding glycoside hydrolase family protein, with product MKYFILLFIGVIACTNAQNAIFDNLEEAPINGGLQMDDYWVWGSSVIKGEDGLYHMYASRWPKYLPFHPGWMIQSEIVHAISKTADGPYQFKDVALGNRGTQYWDGKSCHNPKIVKYKDTYILYYMGSTHPFEDVTEGNVDQFNLSSKWCIAARWGKRVGIATSKSPNGPWKRRDAPVLEVKPNSYYSFLTSNPSPLIKEDGSVVLLFKGRSYKEDGITHSDMSIGVATAPTFDGEYTVIGDKPLFSVEHFGEVEDPHLWGDAKGYHMIAKDQRGAITGGHGDGLLAHSTDGIHWVVDDNPRAYTKMVKWNNGKTIKQGQLERPFVLVEDGKPTHIFFATMDGPGGFGNGTKTWNMVIPLKK from the coding sequence ATGAAATATTTTATTCTTTTATTTATTGGGGTTATCGCGTGTACTAATGCACAGAATGCCATTTTCGATAATTTAGAAGAAGCACCAATTAATGGCGGACTACAAATGGACGATTATTGGGTTTGGGGAAGTTCTGTAATTAAAGGCGAAGATGGTTTATATCACATGTATGCATCACGTTGGCCAAAATATTTACCGTTTCATCCAGGTTGGATGATTCAGTCGGAAATTGTACATGCTATTTCTAAAACGGCAGATGGTCCGTATCAATTTAAAGATGTTGCTTTAGGTAATCGTGGAACGCAGTATTGGGATGGGAAATCTTGTCACAATCCAAAAATTGTAAAATATAAAGATACCTATATTCTTTATTATATGGGGTCTACCCATCCATTTGAGGATGTTACAGAAGGTAATGTAGATCAATTCAATTTATCTAGTAAATGGTGTATTGCAGCCCGTTGGGGAAAACGTGTTGGGATAGCAACTTCAAAGAGTCCGAATGGACCATGGAAACGACGAGATGCTCCTGTTTTAGAAGTGAAACCAAATTCGTATTACAGTTTTTTAACATCTAATCCTTCTCCATTAATAAAAGAAGATGGCTCGGTAGTTTTATTATTTAAAGGCCGGTCGTATAAAGAAGACGGAATTACACATAGTGATATGAGTATTGGCGTAGCTACGGCGCCTACTTTCGATGGAGAATATACTGTAATTGGTGATAAACCTTTATTTTCAGTAGAACACTTTGGTGAAGTTGAAGATCCGCATTTATGGGGAGACGCTAAAGGCTATCACATGATTGCTAAAGACCAACGTGGAGCTATTACTGGCGGACATGGAGATGGGCTTTTAGCACATTCTACAGATGGGATACATTGGGTGGTAGATGATAACCCGAGAGCATATACTAAAATGGTAAAATGGAATAACGGAAAAACTATTAAACAAGGACAGTTAGAACGTCCTTTTGTTTTAGTTGAAGACGGAAAACCAACTCATATATTTTTCGCCACCATGGATGGTCCTGGTGGTTTTGGCAATGGAACAAAAACATGGAATATGGTTATTCCTCTAAAAAAATAA
- a CDS encoding heparinase II/III family protein encodes MKKIVFLITFSLFFGKLTYAQFVFPKNIERVHSRLISSKVSKEDILQKIETSNDVQQSYKAIKSKISKYVEQYKTEPEWLSSRYQMYWKSHATDIFVKGEFYDHAKGYAPVPTVRFTGQRDYVTNYKIPSLKDAKPYLEDSRGLFLQNKKTDKWEWVNPAKTGRIIENTNENIMRIARDAALVYYVEGDADYAKLAAHLFDVYMQGLYYRNEPIDMKKGNVQNIIGLTSFQVIKENIVDELAECYDFLYDYIQKKHKKENQIYATSLKKLAEIIIKNGVADNNWNLHQANFVIQIALVLDEDKMYDDGKGCQYYLNRVFNESEVRQWSVKDVLDYGYDQKNGVWNESSSYALSVAEGYTHLARVVQNSLGVDIMQFMPVIPEAVAVMPQYLYPNNNIVAFGDSHYGPLKSNPYYDLISNAQQFNNREQEEKFTGLLYLIEGEKVQNTKGNKKNAFSNFLHDSTVLLDETIAPAIKSDYMTSSFYAPTVSWVAMRNGLDAKHGLMISQVGSLGNHAHSNGIAMELYGKNYVLAPEGGRGSSYFQPDYREYYSQFPAHNTVSVNGKSQYNKMRSYYPFQVNALYPTSERKSGYYPNINFSDVYFNEPSTNSDQNRVMSIVRTGETSGYYVDIFRSKQKDGKDGYHDYFYHNLGQELNISTKNNQTLKLDTSSKLTSKAGNIKAYDYITDETSVKTDSDFNAIFNLSIKGEEKVSMNMWMSGNKNREIFKVKSPRSEAMREAMVPEEIAKVLQPTIVVRQNGEAWNRPFVAVYEPSTTSEPSRIKHIETFDATSNKSFVGLKIESLSDRKDYVFSSDTFGTYTFQNIEFDGTFGIVTTEKDKTTLFLGSGKRLEENGYNIEVLGKKYGTATLVYGEQMQLTCDDPILLTVPDVYGKGNVVMSFGFKQLNGDRHIINGEKIITFKVPPMPFQDIVIGLK; translated from the coding sequence ATGAAGAAAATAGTTTTTTTAATTACTTTTAGTTTGTTTTTTGGAAAGTTGACTTATGCTCAATTTGTATTTCCTAAGAATATTGAACGAGTACATTCGCGTTTAATATCGTCTAAAGTTTCTAAAGAAGATATTCTTCAAAAAATAGAAACTTCAAATGATGTTCAGCAATCTTATAAAGCTATAAAAAGTAAAATTTCAAAATACGTCGAGCAGTATAAAACTGAACCCGAATGGTTATCATCAAGATATCAAATGTATTGGAAATCTCATGCTACAGATATTTTTGTGAAAGGGGAGTTTTACGATCATGCCAAAGGTTATGCGCCTGTGCCAACGGTACGTTTTACAGGGCAACGAGATTATGTTACAAATTATAAAATACCAAGTTTAAAAGATGCAAAGCCATATTTAGAAGATTCGCGTGGTTTATTTCTTCAGAATAAAAAAACAGATAAATGGGAGTGGGTAAATCCAGCTAAAACAGGAAGAATAATAGAAAATACTAACGAAAATATTATGAGAATTGCTCGTGATGCAGCGTTGGTTTATTATGTTGAAGGTGATGCCGATTACGCAAAATTAGCAGCACATTTGTTCGATGTGTATATGCAGGGTTTGTATTATAGAAACGAACCTATAGACATGAAAAAAGGAAATGTTCAAAATATAATTGGACTAACTTCTTTTCAAGTTATTAAAGAAAATATTGTAGATGAATTGGCTGAGTGTTACGATTTTCTTTATGATTATATTCAAAAAAAACATAAAAAGGAAAATCAAATTTATGCCACATCTTTAAAGAAATTAGCAGAAATAATTATAAAAAATGGTGTAGCAGATAATAACTGGAATCTACATCAAGCCAATTTTGTAATTCAAATTGCGTTGGTTTTAGATGAAGATAAAATGTACGACGACGGCAAAGGCTGTCAGTATTATTTAAACCGTGTATTTAACGAATCGGAAGTTCGACAATGGTCTGTTAAAGATGTTTTAGATTATGGTTACGATCAAAAAAATGGTGTTTGGAATGAGAGTTCAAGTTATGCTTTAAGCGTGGCCGAAGGGTACACGCATTTGGCAAGAGTTGTTCAAAACTCATTGGGTGTAGATATTATGCAATTTATGCCAGTAATTCCAGAAGCTGTGGCGGTTATGCCTCAGTATTTATATCCTAATAATAACATTGTTGCTTTTGGTGATTCGCATTATGGACCGTTGAAATCTAACCCGTATTACGATTTAATTAGTAATGCACAGCAGTTTAATAATAGAGAACAAGAAGAAAAATTTACTGGATTACTATATTTAATAGAAGGTGAAAAAGTGCAGAATACGAAAGGAAATAAGAAAAATGCATTTTCCAACTTTTTACATGATTCTACAGTTCTTTTAGATGAAACTATTGCACCTGCAATTAAGAGTGATTACATGACGAGTTCTTTTTACGCGCCAACAGTGAGTTGGGTAGCTATGAGAAATGGGTTGGATGCAAAACATGGTTTAATGATTTCTCAAGTTGGGTCTTTAGGGAATCATGCCCATTCCAATGGTATTGCTATGGAATTGTATGGTAAAAATTATGTTTTAGCTCCTGAAGGGGGGCGTGGATCGAGTTATTTTCAGCCAGATTATCGTGAGTATTATTCGCAATTCCCTGCACATAATACGGTTTCTGTAAATGGAAAATCACAGTACAATAAAATGCGTAGTTACTATCCTTTTCAAGTGAATGCATTGTATCCAACTTCGGAAAGAAAATCAGGCTATTATCCAAATATCAATTTTTCTGATGTTTATTTTAATGAACCGAGTACAAATTCCGATCAAAATAGAGTGATGAGTATTGTACGTACCGGTGAAACTTCTGGATATTATGTAGATATTTTTCGTTCTAAACAAAAAGACGGAAAGGATGGATATCATGATTATTTCTATCATAATTTAGGTCAAGAGTTAAATATTTCAACCAAAAACAATCAAACTCTAAAATTAGACACGAGTTCTAAATTAACTTCAAAAGCAGGTAATATTAAGGCTTACGATTACATCACAGATGAAACTTCAGTAAAAACAGATTCAGATTTTAACGCCATTTTTAATTTATCTATTAAAGGAGAAGAAAAAGTTAGCATGAATATGTGGATGAGCGGGAATAAAAATCGTGAAATATTCAAAGTAAAATCACCACGTTCTGAGGCTATGAGAGAAGCTATGGTTCCCGAAGAAATAGCTAAGGTATTACAGCCTACTATTGTAGTACGCCAAAATGGTGAAGCATGGAATCGTCCGTTTGTGGCGGTTTATGAACCTTCAACAACTAGTGAACCTTCAAGAATAAAACATATTGAGACTTTTGATGCGACTTCAAATAAAAGCTTTGTAGGATTGAAAATAGAAAGCCTTTCGGATAGAAAGGATTATGTGTTTTCTTCGGATACATTCGGAACTTACACTTTTCAGAATATAGAATTTGACGGAACTTTCGGGATAGTAACCACCGAAAAAGATAAAACAACACTTTTTCTGGGTTCTGGAAAAAGGCTTGAAGAAAACGGATATAATATCGAAGTTTTAGGTAAAAAATATGGAACAGCGACTTTAGTTTATGGCGAACAAATGCAATTGACTTGCGATGATCCAATTTTACTAACGGTTCCGGATGTTTATGGTAAAGGAAACGTCGTTATGAGCTTTGGGTTTAAACAATTAAATGGGGACCGCCATATAATAAACGGGGAAAAAATAATAACCTTTAAAGTGCCACCAATGCCTTTTCAAGACATTGTTATAGGTTTAAAATAG
- a CDS encoding alpha/beta hydrolase family protein, which yields MKRNLSLLIILFYSFYCFPSEIISAEANVNIETSIRYISKENEAVKKEWNGFKIKEATLNGVAYKVVFPKKANASKNWIWRARFWGHEPQTDIALLNAGFHVVYIEVANLFGSPKAMKIWDGFYKFIIKKYKLNPKVVLEGMSRGGLIIFNWANQNAEKVACIYADAPVCDFKSWPAGQGTGDGSKKAWQACLVSYGFSEEIATQFSGNPINHMEYIAVQKVPILIIVGDADKVVPVVENSTLLEQRLNSLGWELNMIRKPEVGHHPHSLKDPKPIVDFILKETRH from the coding sequence ATGAAAAGAAATTTAAGTTTACTTATTATCCTATTTTACAGTTTTTACTGTTTTCCTTCTGAAATAATTTCTGCGGAAGCAAACGTTAATATTGAAACTTCAATTAGATATATTTCCAAAGAAAACGAAGCCGTAAAAAAGGAATGGAATGGTTTTAAAATAAAGGAAGCGACCTTAAATGGCGTGGCTTATAAAGTGGTGTTTCCTAAAAAAGCGAATGCAAGTAAAAACTGGATTTGGCGCGCCCGATTTTGGGGTCACGAGCCACAAACCGATATTGCACTTTTAAACGCAGGTTTTCATGTGGTGTATATTGAAGTCGCTAATTTATTCGGAAGTCCAAAGGCTATGAAAATCTGGGATGGTTTTTACAAATTCATTATAAAAAAATATAAATTGAATCCTAAAGTTGTATTAGAAGGTATGAGTAGAGGTGGTTTAATTATCTTTAATTGGGCCAACCAAAATGCCGAAAAAGTAGCTTGTATTTATGCAGATGCTCCGGTTTGCGATTTTAAAAGTTGGCCTGCTGGGCAAGGTACTGGAGATGGCTCTAAAAAAGCATGGCAAGCCTGCTTAGTGAGTTATGGTTTTTCTGAAGAAATTGCAACTCAATTTTCAGGAAATCCAATAAATCATATGGAATATATCGCTGTTCAAAAAGTGCCTATTTTAATTATTGTTGGTGATGCCGATAAGGTGGTTCCTGTTGTAGAAAATAGCACGTTATTAGAGCAACGACTAAATAGTTTGGGTTGGGAATTAAACATGATTCGCAAGCCAGAAGTAGGGCATCATCCTCATTCTTTAAAAGATCCAAAACCAATTGTGGATTTTATTTTAAAGGAAACTCGCCATTAA
- a CDS encoding sulfatase-like hydrolase/transferase, producing the protein MIQVIKYMVCVVVLLVISCKSKENSLLKEDTVQTEKSSQPNIVVMLCDDLGYGDLAAFGHPIIKTDNLDKLAKTGIKLTNFYSTAPVCSPSRVGLLTGRSPNRAGVYDFIPGYKKSEDNRDLVHLQADEVTIPAILKSAGYATCLSGKWHCNSRFNNAAQPQPNDFGFDHWFATHNNAAPSHHNPNNFIRNGEKVGEIEGFSSQIVVDEAINWLKIQKDDKPFFLEVAFHEPHEPIASPEDLVQKYLPLAENRQQAEYFANVENVDIAVGRLVTYLEKHNSENTLIIFTSDNGPETFMRYSRAKHSYGTPGALKGMKLWTNEAGFRVPCIVNWMGKETFSGTSDQVVSALDFLPTFAELAGAELPKRTLDGQSIKSFLDSGKLTREKPLIWAFYDAINERRVAMRSGDWKIMGRLDVNNEELPHIHNLYDGNEEFVKSAKLTDFVLFNLKNDISESENLALKEPEVFKKIKAEFEIQYKKLLDGSHIWVRNE; encoded by the coding sequence ATGATCCAAGTAATAAAATATATGGTATGCGTGGTTGTCTTATTAGTCATTTCATGTAAATCCAAAGAAAATTCTTTATTAAAAGAAGATACTGTTCAAACTGAAAAATCGTCACAGCCTAACATTGTTGTTATGTTATGTGATGATTTAGGTTATGGAGATCTAGCAGCATTTGGGCATCCTATTATTAAAACAGATAATTTGGATAAACTGGCAAAAACCGGAATTAAACTCACCAATTTTTATTCCACAGCTCCAGTTTGTTCACCTTCAAGAGTTGGGTTGTTAACAGGGAGAAGTCCAAACCGAGCGGGTGTTTACGATTTTATTCCGGGGTATAAAAAAAGTGAAGATAATCGAGATTTAGTGCATCTTCAAGCCGATGAGGTTACCATTCCTGCTATTTTAAAATCTGCTGGATATGCCACATGTTTATCTGGTAAATGGCATTGTAATTCTCGTTTTAATAATGCAGCACAACCTCAACCAAATGATTTTGGTTTCGACCATTGGTTTGCTACACATAACAATGCAGCGCCTAGCCATCATAACCCGAATAATTTTATTCGTAATGGTGAAAAGGTTGGTGAGATAGAAGGTTTTAGTAGTCAAATTGTAGTTGATGAAGCTATTAATTGGTTGAAAATCCAAAAAGATGATAAACCATTTTTTCTTGAAGTGGCTTTTCATGAACCACACGAACCTATTGCTTCACCAGAAGATTTAGTTCAAAAATATTTACCATTGGCAGAAAATCGTCAGCAAGCAGAATATTTTGCTAATGTTGAAAATGTAGATATTGCAGTAGGCCGTTTAGTAACTTATTTAGAAAAACATAATAGTGAGAATACATTAATCATTTTCACTTCCGATAATGGGCCAGAAACCTTTATGCGTTATAGTAGAGCCAAGCATTCTTATGGTACACCAGGTGCCTTAAAAGGGATGAAGTTATGGACTAACGAAGCTGGTTTTAGAGTACCGTGTATTGTAAATTGGATGGGGAAAGAAACCTTTTCAGGAACCTCGGATCAAGTGGTTTCAGCATTAGATTTTCTACCAACATTTGCTGAATTGGCGGGAGCCGAATTGCCAAAACGCACTTTGGACGGTCAATCCATTAAAAGCTTTTTAGATTCGGGTAAATTAACACGTGAAAAACCGTTGATTTGGGCTTTTTATGATGCTATTAACGAACGCCGAGTGGCTATGAGAAGTGGCGATTGGAAAATTATGGGGCGCTTAGATGTTAACAATGAAGAATTACCACATATTCATAATCTATACGATGGAAATGAAGAGTTTGTAAAAAGTGCAAAATTGACCGACTTTGTATTGTTTAATTTGAAAAACGACATCAGTGAATCTGAAAATTTAGCTTTAAAAGAACCAGAAGTTTTTAAGAAGATAAAAGCGGAATTCGAAATTCAATATAAAAAACTTTTAGACGGAAGCCATATTTGGGTGCGTAATGAATAG